A stretch of the Theropithecus gelada isolate Dixy chromosome 7a, Tgel_1.0, whole genome shotgun sequence genome encodes the following:
- the CHRNA3 gene encoding neuronal acetylcholine receptor subunit alpha-3 isoform X2 — MGSRPLSPPRLLLLLSLLPVARASEAEHRLFERLFEDYNEIIRPVANVSNPVIIHFEVSMSQLVKVDEVNQIMETNLWLKQIWNDYKLKWNPSDYGGTEFMRVPAQKIWKPDIVLYNNAVGDFQVDDKTKALLKYTGEVTWMPPAIFKSSCKIDVTYFPFDYQNCTMKFGSWSYDKAKIDLVLIGSSMNLKDYWESGEWAIIKAPGYKHDIKYNCCEEIYPDITYSLYIRRLPLFYTINLIIPCLLISFLTVLVFYLPSDCGEKVTLCISVLLSLTVFLLVITETIPSTSLVIPLIGEYLLFTMIFVTLSIVITVFVLNVHYRTPTTHTMPSWVKTVFLNLLPRVMFMTRPTSNEGNAQKPRPLSGAELSNLNCFSRAESKGCKEGYPCQDRMCGYCHHRRIKISNFSANLTRSSSSESVDAVLSLSALSPEIKEAIQSVKYIAENMKAQNEAKEEQKAQEIQQLKRKEKSTETSDQEPGL; from the exons ATGGGCTCTCGCCCGCTGTCGCCGCcgcggctgctgctgctgctgtctctGCTGCCAG TGGCCAGGGCCTCAGAGGCCGAGCACCGTCTATTTGAGCGGCTGTTTGAAGATTACAATGAGATCATCCGGCCTGTGGCCAACGTGTCCAACCCAGTCATCATCCATTTCGAGGTGTCCATGTCTCAGCTGGTGAAGGTG GATGAAGTAAACCAGATCATGGAGACCAACCTGTGGCTCAAGCAA ATCTGGAATGACTACAAGCTGAAGTGGAACCCCTCTGACTATGGTGGGACAGAGTTCATGCGTGTCCCTGCACAGAAGATCTGGAAGCCAGACATTGTGCTGTATAACAA TGCTGTTGGGGATTTCCAGGTGGATGACAAGACCAAAGCCTTACTCAAGTACACTGGAGAGGTGACTTGGATGCCTcctgccatctttaagagctccTGCAAAATAGACGTTACCTACTTCCCATTTGATTACCAAAACTGCACCATGAAGTTCGGTTCCTGGTCCTACGACAAGGCAAAAATCGATCTGGTCCTGATCGGCTCCTCCATGAACCTCAAGGACTACTGGGAGAGCGGCGAGTGGGCCATCATCAAAGCCCCAGGCTACAAACATGACATCAAGTACAACTGCTGCGAGGAGATCTACCCCGACATCACATACTCGCTGTACATCCGGCGCCTGCCCTTGTTCTACACCATCAACCTCATCATCCCCTGCCTGCTCATCTCCTTCCTCACTGTGCTCGTCTTCTACCTGCCCTCTGACTGCGGTGAGAAGGTGACCCTGTGCATTTCCGTCCTCCTTTCCCTGACAGTGTTTCTCCTGGTGATCACTGAGACCATCCCTTCCACCTCGCTAGTCATCCCCCTGATTGGAGAGTACCTCCTGTTCACCATGATTTTCGTAACCCTGTCCATCGTCATCACTGTCTTCGTGCTCAACGTGCACTACAGAACCCCGACTACACACACAATGCCCTCATGGGTGAAGACCGTATTCTTGAACCTGCTCCCCAGGGTCATGTTCATGACCAGGCCAACAAGCAACGAGGGCAACGCTCAGAAGCCAAGGCCCCTCTCTGGTGCCGAGCTCTCAAATCTGAATTGCTTCAGCCGTGCAGAGTCCAAAGGCTGCAAGGAGGGCTACCCCTGCCAGGACAGGATGTGTGGTTACTGCCACCACCGCAGGATAAAAATCTCCAATTTCAGTGCTAACCTCACAAGAAGCTCTAGTTCTGAATCTGTTGATGCTGTGCTGTCCCTCTCTGCTTTGTCACCAGAAATCAAAGAAGCCATCCAAAGTGTCAAGTATATTGCTGAAAATATGAAAGCACAAAATGAAGCCAAAGAG
- the CHRNA3 gene encoding neuronal acetylcholine receptor subunit alpha-3 isoform X1 codes for MGSRPLSPPRLLLLLSLLPVARASEAEHRLFERLFEDYNEIIRPVANVSNPVIIHFEVSMSQLVKVDEVNQIMETNLWLKQIWNDYKLKWNPSDYGGTEFMRVPAQKIWKPDIVLYNNAVGDFQVDDKTKALLKYTGEVTWMPPAIFKSSCKIDVTYFPFDYQNCTMKFGSWSYDKAKIDLVLIGSSMNLKDYWESGEWAIIKAPGYKHDIKYNCCEEIYPDITYSLYIRRLPLFYTINLIIPCLLISFLTVLVFYLPSDCGEKVTLCISVLLSLTVFLLVITETIPSTSLVIPLIGEYLLFTMIFVTLSIVITVFVLNVHYRTPTTHTMPSWVKTVFLNLLPRVMFMTRPTSNEGNAQKPRPLSGAELSNLNCFSRAESKGCKEGYPCQDRMCGYCHHRRIKISNFSANLTRSSSSESVDAVLSLSALSPEIKEAIQSVKYIAENMKAQNEAKEIQDDWKYVAMVIDRIFLWVFTLVCILGTAGLFLQPLMAREDA; via the exons ATGGGCTCTCGCCCGCTGTCGCCGCcgcggctgctgctgctgctgtctctGCTGCCAG TGGCCAGGGCCTCAGAGGCCGAGCACCGTCTATTTGAGCGGCTGTTTGAAGATTACAATGAGATCATCCGGCCTGTGGCCAACGTGTCCAACCCAGTCATCATCCATTTCGAGGTGTCCATGTCTCAGCTGGTGAAGGTG GATGAAGTAAACCAGATCATGGAGACCAACCTGTGGCTCAAGCAA ATCTGGAATGACTACAAGCTGAAGTGGAACCCCTCTGACTATGGTGGGACAGAGTTCATGCGTGTCCCTGCACAGAAGATCTGGAAGCCAGACATTGTGCTGTATAACAA TGCTGTTGGGGATTTCCAGGTGGATGACAAGACCAAAGCCTTACTCAAGTACACTGGAGAGGTGACTTGGATGCCTcctgccatctttaagagctccTGCAAAATAGACGTTACCTACTTCCCATTTGATTACCAAAACTGCACCATGAAGTTCGGTTCCTGGTCCTACGACAAGGCAAAAATCGATCTGGTCCTGATCGGCTCCTCCATGAACCTCAAGGACTACTGGGAGAGCGGCGAGTGGGCCATCATCAAAGCCCCAGGCTACAAACATGACATCAAGTACAACTGCTGCGAGGAGATCTACCCCGACATCACATACTCGCTGTACATCCGGCGCCTGCCCTTGTTCTACACCATCAACCTCATCATCCCCTGCCTGCTCATCTCCTTCCTCACTGTGCTCGTCTTCTACCTGCCCTCTGACTGCGGTGAGAAGGTGACCCTGTGCATTTCCGTCCTCCTTTCCCTGACAGTGTTTCTCCTGGTGATCACTGAGACCATCCCTTCCACCTCGCTAGTCATCCCCCTGATTGGAGAGTACCTCCTGTTCACCATGATTTTCGTAACCCTGTCCATCGTCATCACTGTCTTCGTGCTCAACGTGCACTACAGAACCCCGACTACACACACAATGCCCTCATGGGTGAAGACCGTATTCTTGAACCTGCTCCCCAGGGTCATGTTCATGACCAGGCCAACAAGCAACGAGGGCAACGCTCAGAAGCCAAGGCCCCTCTCTGGTGCCGAGCTCTCAAATCTGAATTGCTTCAGCCGTGCAGAGTCCAAAGGCTGCAAGGAGGGCTACCCCTGCCAGGACAGGATGTGTGGTTACTGCCACCACCGCAGGATAAAAATCTCCAATTTCAGTGCTAACCTCACAAGAAGCTCTAGTTCTGAATCTGTTGATGCTGTGCTGTCCCTCTCTGCTTTGTCACCAGAAATCAAAGAAGCCATCCAAAGTGTCAAGTATATTGCTGAAAATATGAAAGCACAAAATGAAGCCAAAGAG